A genomic window from Yoonia rosea includes:
- a CDS encoding DUF1127 domain-containing protein, whose amino-acid sequence MTLSTRTSALSINTHPKTRSILNSLRDMIALSRQRRQLRALDDHMLADIGISRTEAVAEAQKPVWNAPLHWRN is encoded by the coding sequence ATGACACTATCAACCCGCACAAGCGCCCTGAGTATCAATACACACCCCAAGACACGTTCGATTCTGAACAGCCTGCGCGACATGATTGCGCTGTCACGCCAGCGCCGGCAGTTGCGCGCATTGGATGACCATATGCTTGCAGATATCGGGATTTCACGCACAGAGGCCGTTGCAGAAGCTCAAAAACCCGTCTGGAATGCACCGCTGCACTGGCGCAACTAG
- a CDS encoding Bax inhibitor-1/YccA family protein, with product MAQYDTIRTAGGVRTAAIDEGLRAHMNKVYGTMSVGMLITFAVAWAVGTSPALLGIFRDPFTLQPNILGWIVMFAPLAMVFGFGAMINRFSAAAAQTFFYAFAAVMGLSMAWIFVAFTGLSIANVFLITSIAFAGLSLYGYTTKKDISGWGAFLIMGVIGLVVAMIVNIFLQSPAIMFAISILGVLIFAGLTAYDTQKIKNDYIAHAAHGDQEWLAKSAIMGALNLYLDFINMFMFLLQLFGNRE from the coding sequence ATGGCTCAGTACGATACAATTAGAACGGCCGGCGGAGTACGCACGGCCGCAATCGATGAGGGTCTTCGCGCCCACATGAACAAAGTCTACGGCACAATGTCCGTGGGCATGCTGATCACATTTGCAGTTGCTTGGGCCGTAGGGACATCGCCTGCCTTGCTTGGCATTTTCCGTGATCCCTTCACATTGCAGCCGAATATTCTTGGCTGGATCGTGATGTTCGCACCGCTTGCGATGGTCTTTGGCTTTGGTGCCATGATCAACCGCTTTTCAGCGGCCGCTGCACAAACATTCTTCTACGCTTTTGCAGCCGTTATGGGCCTGTCGATGGCATGGATCTTTGTGGCCTTCACCGGCCTGTCGATCGCAAACGTCTTTTTGATCACGTCGATCGCCTTCGCGGGTCTGAGCCTTTACGGCTATACCACGAAGAAAGACATCTCCGGCTGGGGCGCATTCCTCATCATGGGTGTGATCGGTCTGGTCGTGGCGATGATCGTCAACATCTTCCTGCAGTCACCTGCAATCATGTTCGCGATCTCAATCCTTGGTGTGCTGATCTTTGCAGGCCTGACAGCCTATGACACGCAAAAAATCAAGAATGACTATATCGCACATGCCGCGCATGGCGATCAGGAGTGGCTGGCCAAGTCTGCGATCATGGGTGCTTTGAACCTGTATCTGGACTTCATCAACATGTTCATGTTCCTGCTGCAGCTGTTCGGTAACCGCGAATAA
- a CDS encoding helix-turn-helix domain-containing protein: MKHPVDVHVGKRIRHRRWMNGTTQQQLAEAVGIKFQQIQKYETGMNRVSASRLWDISKVLGVNVSFFFEGLEVDHDAVPNASDMPADILTDKEALELLRSYYAIPENQRRRLFDLARVLSEAA, from the coding sequence ATGAAGCATCCCGTTGACGTTCATGTCGGAAAACGGATCCGCCATCGGCGCTGGATGAATGGCACAACACAACAACAGCTTGCAGAGGCGGTTGGTATCAAGTTCCAGCAAATCCAGAAATATGAAACAGGCATGAACCGCGTGAGTGCATCCCGCCTTTGGGATATTTCTAAAGTGTTGGGCGTCAATGTTTCTTTCTTCTTCGAGGGTCTCGAAGTTGATCATGATGCGGTGCCGAATGCATCGGATATGCCTGCTGACATCCTGACCGATAAAGAAGCGCTCGAATTGCTGCGCTCTTACTACGCGATCCCCGAGAACCAGCGCCGGCGCCTGTTTGATCTCGCCCGTGTGTTGAGTGAAGCGGCCTAG
- a CDS encoding N-acetylmuramoyl-L-alanine amidase, with protein sequence MGSGALYPGGAELRLTTRASPNCGPRRDGATPDIVVIHYTAMTSAQAAAETLCNTETEVSAHYLIAEDGEVISLVPEALRAWHAGAGAWGCVTDVNSRSIGIELANTGFAPFAAAQMDVLTALLRGIKARWDIRPERVIGHSDMAPGRKIDPGVRFDWRRLAVEGLSVWPSSSAGAHSSEEGPQGADDARFAALMAAFGYTATTDHALLLKSFRMRFRPRHIGPCDTVDLAMITDLVNRFPVDVNAAVA encoded by the coding sequence TTGGGATCCGGCGCCCTTTATCCAGGCGGTGCGGAACTGAGGCTGACAACACGGGCCTCGCCCAATTGCGGGCCGCGGCGCGATGGCGCGACACCTGACATCGTGGTGATCCACTATACCGCGATGACGTCGGCGCAAGCGGCGGCAGAGACATTATGCAATACCGAAACCGAGGTATCCGCGCATTACCTCATTGCCGAGGACGGTGAGGTAATATCGCTTGTCCCCGAGGCGCTGCGCGCGTGGCATGCAGGGGCGGGCGCCTGGGGATGTGTGACAGACGTTAATAGCCGCTCTATCGGGATTGAACTGGCCAACACGGGGTTCGCCCCTTTTGCGGCAGCACAAATGGATGTGCTGACAGCGCTCTTGCGCGGGATCAAGGCGCGTTGGGATATCCGGCCCGAACGGGTGATCGGACATTCGGATATGGCGCCGGGCCGCAAGATTGATCCGGGCGTGCGTTTCGACTGGCGCAGGCTGGCTGTCGAAGGGCTCTCTGTCTGGCCCTCATCAAGCGCTGGCGCGCATTCTTCGGAAGAGGGCCCGCAAGGGGCCGATGACGCGCGGTTTGCGGCGTTGATGGCCGCATTCGGTTATACAGCGACCACGGATCATGCGCTGCTCCTCAAAAGCTTCCGCATGCGCTTTCGTCCGCGCCACATAGGCCCATGCGATACCGTTGATCTTGCCATGATCACCGATCTGGTAAACCGCTTTCCCGTTGACGTGAACGCGGCTGTCGCCTAA
- a CDS encoding LysR family transcriptional regulator gives MARNLDLTALRSFVAVSDAGGVTRAAGMLNLTQSAVSMQLKRLEESLNVALLDRTARTIALTPAGEQLLGYARSMLATNDEILNRLTATEFEGELKLGVPHDIIYPVIPAVLKRFAAEFPRMQVRLISAPTRKLLAMHGRGEVDLILTTEETCGPGGQVLIALPLIWIGAEDGVAWRRRPLPVAFCKNCIFRSGVLQALNADGIDWNMAVDSDHDSAVEAAVSADLAVHVSLKGCLPPHTVPVEHGGLLPALKPQNINLYVLKPEDQPSQAMARIIQHCYDAPRLAPQLLTA, from the coding sequence ATGGCGCGAAACCTCGACCTGACAGCTCTGCGCTCTTTCGTGGCCGTCTCGGACGCAGGCGGTGTGACGCGCGCGGCGGGGATGCTGAACCTGACTCAGTCCGCCGTTTCGATGCAGCTCAAGCGATTGGAAGAATCGCTGAATGTCGCGTTACTTGACCGGACTGCGCGGACCATTGCGCTGACGCCGGCGGGCGAGCAGCTTTTGGGCTATGCGCGGTCGATGCTGGCAACCAATGACGAGATACTGAACCGCCTGACTGCGACTGAATTTGAGGGGGAACTCAAACTCGGGGTGCCGCATGACATCATCTACCCCGTGATTCCCGCCGTGCTGAAACGCTTTGCCGCAGAATTCCCGCGTATGCAGGTGCGTCTGATTTCCGCGCCGACCCGCAAACTCTTGGCGATGCACGGGCGCGGCGAGGTTGACCTGATCCTGACGACCGAGGAAACCTGTGGTCCGGGGGGGCAGGTTCTGATCGCACTGCCGCTGATCTGGATCGGTGCAGAAGATGGCGTGGCGTGGCGCAGACGCCCGTTGCCCGTAGCCTTCTGCAAGAACTGTATTTTCCGCAGTGGTGTTTTGCAGGCGCTGAACGCCGATGGAATCGATTGGAACATGGCGGTTGATTCCGATCACGACAGTGCCGTTGAGGCCGCAGTCAGTGCCGATCTTGCCGTGCATGTGTCGCTGAAGGGGTGCTTGCCGCCGCATACCGTGCCGGTCGAGCACGGTGGCCTATTGCCCGCGCTGAAGCCTCAGAACATCAATCTTTACGTTCTCAAGCCCGAAGATCAGCCAAGTCAGGCGATGGCCCGGATTATCCAGCACTGCTATGATGCGCCGCGCCTCGCGCCGCAATTGCTTACGGCGTAA
- a CDS encoding CAP domain-containing protein yields the protein MKMKLLCCALAFMAACNTTTQSQPATIQVSSSSSGYGAGFSADLNAFRARQGLGPLQANPALTRAAQAHAEDMARRDYFSHQAPNGPNGRTFMQRARAGGCAMRSGAENIASGQRSQAEVLTAWQNSRGHRRNMLGRNYTQYGLGRAGNIWVLKLAASC from the coding sequence ATGAAGATGAAACTCCTCTGTTGCGCGTTGGCCTTTATGGCTGCGTGCAACACCACCACGCAATCGCAACCGGCCACGATTCAGGTCTCGTCGTCATCGTCGGGCTATGGGGCGGGCTTTAGCGCAGACTTGAACGCCTTCCGAGCACGGCAGGGGCTTGGCCCTTTGCAGGCAAATCCGGCATTAACGCGCGCCGCCCAAGCGCATGCCGAAGATATGGCGCGGCGCGATTACTTCTCGCATCAGGCCCCGAACGGCCCGAACGGGCGTACTTTTATGCAGCGCGCGCGTGCGGGTGGCTGTGCGATGCGCAGCGGCGCTGAGAACATCGCCAGTGGACAGCGGTCACAGGCAGAGGTTCTGACCGCTTGGCAAAACTCGCGCGGCCATCGGCGCAACATGCTCGGGCGCAACTATACGCAATACGGGCTTGGTCGTGCAGGAAACATCTGGGTGCTGAAACTGGCCGCAAGCTGCTAA
- a CDS encoding inositol monophosphatase family protein, whose amino-acid sequence MTVSKTTQTELIRVAHALADAARPVTLAHFRATGLAADNKDAAGFDPVTIADRGAEEAMRAVLATVRPDDAILGEEHGFKAGTSGLTWVLDPIDGTRGYISGTPTWGVLISVRDDSGPLFGVIDQPYIGERFAGGLGIAEMHGPQGAAALQCRAPRPLAQATVLTTFPEVGTPEEGAAFHAVARQAQLTRYGMDCYAYALLAAGQVDLVIEAGLNAYDIQAPIAVIQAAGGIVTDWSGAPAHEGGQVIAAANPAIHAEALAILRQTLHG is encoded by the coding sequence ATGACAGTCTCAAAAACAACCCAAACGGAACTGATCCGTGTGGCCCATGCGCTTGCTGATGCCGCGCGGCCGGTCACATTGGCACATTTCCGCGCAACGGGTCTGGCGGCGGACAACAAGGACGCGGCGGGCTTTGATCCGGTGACAATCGCCGACCGCGGCGCGGAAGAGGCGATGCGGGCGGTCCTTGCCACGGTGCGCCCGGATGATGCGATTTTGGGGGAAGAGCACGGCTTCAAGGCTGGCACCTCAGGATTGACGTGGGTCCTTGATCCGATCGACGGGACACGCGGTTATATCAGCGGGACACCGACATGGGGTGTGCTGATCTCGGTCAGGGACGATAGCGGGCCTCTTTTTGGCGTGATCGACCAGCCCTATATCGGGGAACGCTTTGCCGGTGGGCTCGGTATTGCCGAAATGCATGGACCGCAAGGCGCGGCCGCACTGCAGTGCCGTGCGCCACGGCCACTGGCGCAGGCCACGGTGCTGACAACATTTCCCGAAGTCGGAACACCCGAAGAAGGGGCGGCCTTTCATGCTGTTGCCCGTCAGGCACAACTGACCCGCTATGGTATGGACTGCTATGCTTATGCGCTTTTGGCGGCGGGCCAGGTTGATCTAGTGATTGAAGCGGGCTTGAACGCCTACGACATTCAGGCCCCCATCGCTGTCATTCAGGCCGCAGGCGGGATCGTCACAGACTGGTCCGGCGCACCTGCGCATGAGGGCGGACAGGTGATCGCTGCCGCAAACCCCGCGATCCATGCCGAGGCTTTGGCGATTTTACGGCAGACCCTGCATGGCTGA
- the rpmG gene encoding 50S ribosomal protein L33: MAKPTTIKIRLNSTAGTGHFYVTKKNARTMTEKMVIKKYDPVVRKHVEYKEGKIK; encoded by the coding sequence ATGGCGAAGCCTACCACAATCAAAATCCGCCTGAACTCCACTGCGGGGACCGGGCACTTCTACGTCACGAAAAAGAACGCACGTACAATGACCGAAAAAATGGTCATCAAAAAGTACGATCCCGTTGTGCGTAAGCACGTCGAGTACAAGGAAGGCAAGATCAAGTAA
- a CDS encoding MAPEG family protein — protein sequence MISLPITSVTAILAGLLILLLTIKVIQLRRRGGVVLGDNDDRILAKAIRGHANAVEQLPIALILMTLAEVQGASQALLILAALALIVGRALHGVYFAVHGTHWRFRFFGMWLTLAAQIALILILALTLLGL from the coding sequence ATGATTTCTCTGCCCATTACCTCGGTCACCGCCATTTTGGCGGGGCTTCTGATCCTTTTGCTGACGATCAAGGTTATTCAGTTACGCAGACGCGGCGGCGTGGTCTTGGGGGATAATGATGATCGCATCTTGGCCAAGGCTATCCGGGGCCATGCCAACGCGGTCGAGCAGCTTCCCATTGCCCTCATCCTGATGACGTTGGCCGAGGTTCAGGGTGCATCGCAAGCCCTCCTGATCCTCGCTGCCTTGGCGCTCATTGTGGGGCGCGCCCTGCACGGGGTCTACTTTGCGGTCCACGGCACGCATTGGCGTTTCCGGTTTTTCGGCATGTGGTTGACACTGGCGGCACAGATCGCGTTGATCCTGATCCTTGCCCTGACGCTTCTGGGGCTTTGA
- a CDS encoding NADPH:quinone oxidoreductase family protein, translating into MRAFQVTSFDAPPTLRDLDVPTPGPGEVLLDIAACGLNFADLLMAKGTYQDTPATPFTLGMEVCGTVIATGDDVTSPSVGTRVAVFGGQGGLAEKGLFPAALCRPVPDTMPDEIAAGFMVAYGTSHLALSRRARLQEGETLLVLGAAGGVGLTAVEIGKAMGATVIAVARGADKLAVAKAAGADHLIDSDTDDIKTAVKALGGADVVYDPVGGAAFKAALGACNREARVIIIGFASGEVPQIPANIILVKNISVIGFYWGGYLAFNPKALTESLSELMDWHAKGKLKPHISHTLPLDQAADALELMRSRKSTGKVVVTP; encoded by the coding sequence ATGCGCGCATTTCAAGTAACCTCATTCGACGCGCCCCCTACGTTGCGGGATTTGGACGTCCCCACACCTGGACCAGGCGAGGTTTTGCTCGACATTGCCGCGTGCGGTTTAAATTTCGCCGATCTGCTGATGGCGAAAGGCACCTATCAGGATACGCCCGCCACACCCTTCACCTTGGGTATGGAGGTTTGTGGCACCGTCATCGCGACAGGTGACGATGTGACGTCACCAAGCGTCGGCACACGGGTCGCTGTCTTTGGGGGTCAGGGGGGCTTGGCCGAGAAGGGGCTTTTTCCCGCCGCCCTTTGCCGGCCGGTGCCGGACACGATGCCGGACGAGATCGCGGCAGGCTTTATGGTGGCCTATGGCACATCGCATCTGGCACTTTCCCGCCGCGCCCGCCTGCAAGAAGGTGAGACACTGTTGGTGCTGGGCGCCGCGGGCGGTGTCGGGTTGACAGCCGTCGAGATCGGCAAAGCCATGGGGGCCACGGTGATTGCTGTGGCCCGCGGTGCGGACAAACTGGCTGTCGCCAAGGCCGCCGGTGCAGACCACCTGATTGACAGTGACACCGACGACATCAAGACCGCCGTCAAAGCACTCGGCGGTGCAGATGTGGTTTACGATCCGGTGGGCGGGGCTGCGTTCAAGGCGGCACTTGGCGCATGCAACCGCGAAGCACGCGTGATCATCATCGGTTTCGCCAGCGGCGAGGTGCCACAGATCCCCGCAAATATCATTCTGGTGAAGAATATCTCGGTGATCGGGTTTTATTGGGGCGGCTACCTTGCCTTCAACCCAAAGGCCCTGACCGAGAGCCTGTCAGAACTGATGGACTGGCACGCGAAAGGCAAACTCAAACCACATATCAGCCATACCCTACCGCTTGATCAGGCCGCAGATGCGCTGGAGTTGATGCGCAGCCGCAAATCCACCGGCAAAGTCGTCGTTACGCCGTAA
- a CDS encoding 8-oxoguanine deaminase encodes MAETLIKDADHIITMDDQRHELQGADILLRGGVVAAIGQKLKADGAAVFHAKGKIITPGLVNTHHHLYQTLTRAVPGAQDALLFGWLQRLYPIWARFGPEEMFVSAQVGLAELALSGCTLTSDHLYLYPNGARLDDTIAAAQDVGLRFHATRGAMSIGESDGGLPPDALVENEEHILEDSIRVIDAFHDARPGAMVRVGVAPCSPFSVTRDLMRNAASLARDKGVMMHTHLAENDEDIAYSLEKFGCRPGQYAEDLGWTGDDVWHAHCVKLDGHEIDLFARSRTGVAHCPCSNCRLGSGIAPVRQMRDAGVPVGLGVDGSASNDIGNLVAEARQAMLLQRVQNGADAMSAREALEIATRGGAQVLGRDDCGQIAVGKRADIAIWDANVIENAGSWDPVALLLAGPMKVDALFVEGRQIVSEGQMTSVDLPAVIARQNALARKLADF; translated from the coding sequence ATGGCTGAAACCCTGATCAAAGATGCCGATCACATCATCACGATGGATGACCAACGGCATGAGTTGCAGGGTGCCGATATTCTTTTGCGCGGTGGCGTCGTGGCTGCGATTGGCCAGAAGCTCAAGGCAGACGGGGCGGCTGTTTTCCATGCCAAGGGCAAGATCATCACCCCCGGCCTGGTGAATACGCACCACCACCTTTACCAAACGCTGACACGTGCCGTCCCCGGCGCACAGGATGCGTTGCTCTTTGGCTGGCTCCAGCGGCTGTACCCGATCTGGGCGCGCTTTGGGCCTGAAGAGATGTTCGTTTCGGCCCAAGTGGGCCTTGCCGAGCTGGCACTGTCGGGATGTACACTGACCTCGGATCATCTTTACCTTTATCCCAACGGGGCGCGACTGGATGATACAATCGCCGCCGCGCAAGATGTTGGCCTGCGCTTTCACGCCACGCGCGGCGCGATGAGCATTGGCGAAAGCGACGGCGGGCTGCCCCCTGATGCGCTGGTCGAGAATGAGGAACATATCCTTGAGGACAGTATCCGCGTGATTGACGCGTTCCACGATGCACGTCCCGGTGCCATGGTGCGTGTGGGCGTGGCCCCTTGCAGCCCGTTTTCGGTGACGCGTGATTTGATGCGCAACGCGGCAAGTCTCGCGCGCGACAAGGGCGTGATGATGCACACCCATTTGGCCGAAAACGATGAGGATATCGCCTATTCTCTCGAAAAATTCGGCTGCCGTCCGGGGCAATATGCCGAGGACCTTGGCTGGACGGGTGACGATGTCTGGCACGCGCATTGCGTAAAACTGGACGGGCATGAGATTGATCTTTTTGCGCGCAGCCGCACAGGTGTCGCCCATTGTCCGTGCTCAAACTGCCGCCTTGGATCAGGCATCGCCCCTGTGCGCCAGATGCGCGATGCTGGCGTGCCTGTGGGCTTGGGTGTTGATGGTTCTGCGAGCAATGATATCGGGAACCTTGTCGCAGAGGCCCGTCAGGCCATGCTGTTGCAACGGGTGCAGAACGGGGCCGATGCGATGTCCGCACGTGAGGCGCTTGAGATTGCCACCCGTGGCGGCGCACAGGTACTGGGGCGCGATGACTGCGGCCAGATTGCCGTCGGGAAACGGGCTGATATCGCCATCTGGGATGCCAATGTGATTGAGAATGCAGGATCATGGGATCCGGTCGCGTTGCTGTTGGCAGGGCCGATGAAGGTTGATGCGCTTTTTGTTGAGGGACGACAGATCGTGTCAGAGGGCCAGATGACGTCCGTTGACCTACCGGCCGTTATCGCGCGGCAAAACGCGCTCGCGCGAAAACTCGCCGATTTCTGA